CGAGCGCGAGACGTGGGACATGTTCGGCATCATCTTCGACGGCCACCCCGCCCTTACCCGGATCCTCATGCCCGACGACTGGCCGGGGCACCCGCAGCGCAAGGACTACCCCTTGGGCGGCATTCCCGTGGAGTACAAGGGCGGCAGCATCCCGCCGCCCGACCAGCGGAGGTCATACAACTAATGGCAACGAACGAAGACTTGTACGCCGACCCCTCGGAGACCAGCCAGGGCAAGGTGTTCACCGTCACCGGCCAGGACTGGGACTCCATCACCGAGGGCCTGGGCGACTCCGCCGACGAGCGCGTCGTGGTCAACATGGGCCCGCAGCACCCCTCGACCCACGGCGTACTCCGGCTGATCCTCGAGCTCGAGGGTGAGACGGTCACCGAGGCCCGGTGCGGCATCGGCTACCTCCACACCGGCATCGAGAAGAACATGGAGTTCCGCACCTGGGTGCAGGGCACGACGTTCTGCACGCGGATGGACTACCTCTCCCCGTTCTACAACGAGATGACCTACGCGCTCGGCGTGGAGCGGCTCCTCGACATCGAGGACGACATCCCCGAGAAGGCTCAGGTCATGCGGGTCCTGCTCATGGAGCTCAACCGGATCTCCTCCCATCTGGTCTGCATCGCCACCGGTGGCATGGAGATCGGCGCCCTCACCGTGATGACGATCGGCTTCCGCGAGCGTGAGCTCGTGCTCGACCTGTTCGAGCTGATCACCGGCCTGCGCATGAACCACGCGTTCATCCGCCCGGGCGGCGTCGCCCAGGACATCCCGCCAGGCGCGCTCGACGAGATCCGCGACTTCGTCGTGTTGATGAAGAAGCGCCTGCCCGAGTACGCCGCCCTCTGCAACGCCAACCCGATCTTCAAGGCCCGCCTCGACGGCGTGGGTCACCTCGACCTCGCCGGCTGCCTGGCGCTCGGCCTGTCGGGCCCGCCGGTGCGCGCCACGGGCTACGCCTGGGACCTCCGCAAGACCGAGCCCTACTCCGGCTACGAGACCTACGACTTCGACGTGCAGACGTGGGACACCGCCGACGCCTACGGCCGCTTCCGGGTGCGCCTGGCCGAGATGCACGAGTCGCTCAAGATCATCGAGCAGGCCGTCGAACGGCTGGCTGGCCTCGAGGGTGCGCCGGTCATGGTCGGCGACAAGAAGATCGCCTGGCCCAGCCAGCTCGCGATCGGCAGCGACGGCATGGGCAACAGCCTCGACCACATCAAGCACATCATGGGCGAGTCCATGGAGGCCCTGATCCACCACTTCAAGCTGGTGACTGAGGGCTTCCGGGTGCCCGCCGGTCAGGCCTACGTGCCGATCGAGTCGCCGCGTGGCGAGCTGGGCGCGCACGTCGTCTCCGATGGCGGCACCCGCCCGTTCCGCGCGCACTTCCGCGACCCGTCGTTCACCAACCTGCAGGCCACCAGTGTGATGAGTGAAGGCGGCATGGTGGCCGACGTGATCGTGGCGATCGCGTCCCTCGACCCCGTGATGGGAGGCGTTGACCGATGACTGCTCTGCCCGAAGCGCGTCTCGACGAGACGACGTACGCCGAGCTGGTGGAGATCGCGGCCCGCTACCCGCAGAAACGGTCCGGCCTGCTGCCGATGCTGCACCTCGTGCAGTCGGCAGCCGGGCGCATCACCCCCGAGGGCATCGAGGCCTGTGCCGAGATCCTCGGCATCACCGCGGCCGAGGTCAGCGGCGTCGCGACGTTCTACACGATGTACAAGCGCAAGCCGGTCGGCGACTACCACGTCGGCGTCTGCACCAACACGCTGTGCGCGGTCATGGGTGGCGACGTCATCTTCGAGCGGCTCAAGGATCACCTCGACGTCGGCAACGACGAGACGACCCCAGATGACGGAGCCGGCAAGACCATCACTTTGGAGCACGTCGAGTGCAACGCGGCCTGCGACTACGCCCCGGTCGTGATGGTCAACTGGGAGTTCATGGACAACCAGACCCCGGAGTCCGCGACGCAGCTGGTCGACGACCTGCGCGCCGGGACCGAGGTGCACTCCACCCGGGGCCCGAAGCTCTGCACGTGGCGCGAAGCCGAGCGGGTGCTCGCCGGTTACACCGACGGCCTGGCTGACGAGGGCCCAGCCGCCGGACCGGCCTCGCTGGTCGGCCTGGCCATCGCCCGCGAACGAGGCTGGACGGCGCCCGAACCGGCAGCCACCCAGTCCGCACCTGCGCAGGAAGGCGGCTCGAAGTGACCGACGTACTCACCCCGGTCCTCACCAACAACTGGGACCAGGACCGCAGCTGGACCCTTGCCTCCTACGAGGCGCAGGGCGGCTACGGCGCGCTGAAGAAGGCGCTCTCGCCTGAATTCGGAGGGCCCGACGCGATAATTTCCGCCGTCAAGGACTCCGGTCTGCGCGGCCGCGGCGGCGCCGGCTTCCCCACGGGCCTGAAGTGGGGGTTCATCCCTCAGGACAACCCCAAGCCCAAGTACCTCGTGGTCAACGCGGACGAGTCCGAGCCGGGCACCTGCAAGGACATCCCGCTCATGATGGCGACCCCACACACCCTCGTCGAGGGCGTCATCATCAGCTCGTTCGCGATCCGTGCCAACACGGCTTTCATCTACATCCGCGGCGAGGTCCTCCACGTCATCCGTCGCGTGCAGCGTGCGGTGCAGGAGGCCTACCTGGCCGGTCACCTCGGCAAGAACATCCACGGCTCGGGGTTCGACCTCGACGTCGTGGTGCACGCCGGTGCCGGCGCCTACATCTGTGGCGAGGAGACCGCGCTGCTCGAGGGCCTCGAGGGTCGCCGCGGCCAGCCTCGCCTGCGTCCGCCGTTCCCCGCCGTGGCCGGTCTCTACGCCAGCCCGACGGTCATCAACAACGTCGAGTCCATCGCCTCGGTGCCGAGCATCATCGACAACGGCGCGGCCTGGTTCTCCTCGATGGGCACCGAGCGCTCCAAGGGCTTCGGCATCTTCAGCCTTTCGGGCCACGTCACCAACCCCGGCCAGTACGAAGCCCCGCTGGGCATCACCCTGCGCAAGCTGATCGAGCTGGCCGGTGGCATGCGCAACGGTCGAGAGCTGAAGTTCTGGACGCCCGGCGGCTCTTCGACCCCGCTGCTCACGGCCGAGCACCTCGACGTACCCCTTGACTTCGAAGGCGTCGGCGCTGCCGGCTCGATGCTCGGCACCCGGGCCCTGCAGATCTTCGACGAGACGGTGTGCGTCGTGCGCGCGACGCTGCGCTGGACCGAGTTCTACAAGCACGAGTCCTGCGGCAAGTGCACCCCGTGCCGCGAAGGCACGTGGTGGCTCGTGCAGACGCTGGCCCGGCTCGACAAGGGCCAGGGCACCGAGGAAGACCTCGACACGATGCTCGACCAGTGCGACAACATCCTGGGCCGCTCGTTCTGCGCGCTCGCCGATGGCGCGGTCAGCCCGATCCAGTCGTCGATCCAATACTTCCGCGACGAGTTCATCGAGCACTTCAACCACGGTGGCTGCCCGTTCGACCCCGCGGCCTCGACCCTCTTCGCGCCGGCAGGAGCGAACGCCTGATGACGACCACGCCTGATAAGACGACGCTGGTCTCGCTGACGATCGACGGCGTCTCGGTCAGCGTTCCTCCGGGCACTCTGGTCATCCGGGCGGCCGAGCAGGTCGGGGTGCAGATCCCGAGGTTCTGCGACCACCCGCTGCTCGCGCCGGTCGGCGCGTGCCGCCAGTGCCTCGTCGAGGTGGCGATGCCCGGCCCCGACGGCTCGCTTCGCCAGATGCAGGGCCCGCCCGGACGCATGAAGCCGCAGGCCTCCTGCACCCTGGTCGCCACCGAGGGCATGGAGGTGAAGACCCAGCTCTCCTCCGAGGGTGCCGACAAGGCCCAGCAGGGGATCATGGAGTTCCTGCTGGTCAACCACCCGCTCGACTGCCCGGTCTGCGACAAGGGCGGTGAGTGCCCGCTGCAGAACCAGGCGATGTCCAACGGCCGCGGCGAGTCCCGGTACGACGGCGTGAAGCGCACGTTCCCCAAGCCGATCCACATCTCGCCGCAGGTGCTGCTCGACCGCGAGCGGTGCGTGCTGTGTGCCCGCTGCACCCGTTTCTCCAACGAGATCGCCGGCGACCCGTTCATCGAGCTGATCGAGCGGGGTGCCCTCCAGCAGGTCGGCATCTACGAGAAGCAGCCGTTCGAGTCCTACTTCTCGGGCAACGCGATCCAGATCTGCCCGGTGGGCGCGCTCACCTCGGCCGAGTACCGATTCCGCTCGCGCCCGTTCGACCTGGTCTCCAGTCCCTCGATCGCGGAGCACGACGCGTGTGGTGCATCGATCCGCATCGACCACCGTCGCGGCAAGGTCATGCGGCGCCTCGCGGGCAATGACCCCGAGGTCAACGAGGAGTGGATCACCGACAAGGACCGTTTCGCGTTCGGCTACGCCCGCGCCACCGACCGGCTCACCCACCCGCAGGTGCGCGACGACGAGACAGGTGAGCTCCGGCCCGCGTCGTGGCCCGAGGCATTCGCCGTTGCAGCACGCGGCCTGCGTGCGGCCGGTGCGAGCGCCGTACTCACCGGTGGACGTGTCACCGCCGAGGACGCCTACGCCTACTCGAAGTTCGCCCGCATCGCGCTCGGCACCAACGACATCGACTTCC
This is a stretch of genomic DNA from Nocardioides sp. InS609-2. It encodes these proteins:
- a CDS encoding NADH-quinone oxidoreductase subunit D — protein: MATNEDLYADPSETSQGKVFTVTGQDWDSITEGLGDSADERVVVNMGPQHPSTHGVLRLILELEGETVTEARCGIGYLHTGIEKNMEFRTWVQGTTFCTRMDYLSPFYNEMTYALGVERLLDIEDDIPEKAQVMRVLLMELNRISSHLVCIATGGMEIGALTVMTIGFRERELVLDLFELITGLRMNHAFIRPGGVAQDIPPGALDEIRDFVVLMKKRLPEYAALCNANPIFKARLDGVGHLDLAGCLALGLSGPPVRATGYAWDLRKTEPYSGYETYDFDVQTWDTADAYGRFRVRLAEMHESLKIIEQAVERLAGLEGAPVMVGDKKIAWPSQLAIGSDGMGNSLDHIKHIMGESMEALIHHFKLVTEGFRVPAGQAYVPIESPRGELGAHVVSDGGTRPFRAHFRDPSFTNLQATSVMSEGGMVADVIVAIASLDPVMGGVDR
- the nuoE gene encoding NADH-quinone oxidoreductase subunit NuoE, which codes for MTALPEARLDETTYAELVEIAARYPQKRSGLLPMLHLVQSAAGRITPEGIEACAEILGITAAEVSGVATFYTMYKRKPVGDYHVGVCTNTLCAVMGGDVIFERLKDHLDVGNDETTPDDGAGKTITLEHVECNAACDYAPVVMVNWEFMDNQTPESATQLVDDLRAGTEVHSTRGPKLCTWREAERVLAGYTDGLADEGPAAGPASLVGLAIARERGWTAPEPAATQSAPAQEGGSK
- the nuoF gene encoding NADH-quinone oxidoreductase subunit NuoF — translated: MTDVLTPVLTNNWDQDRSWTLASYEAQGGYGALKKALSPEFGGPDAIISAVKDSGLRGRGGAGFPTGLKWGFIPQDNPKPKYLVVNADESEPGTCKDIPLMMATPHTLVEGVIISSFAIRANTAFIYIRGEVLHVIRRVQRAVQEAYLAGHLGKNIHGSGFDLDVVVHAGAGAYICGEETALLEGLEGRRGQPRLRPPFPAVAGLYASPTVINNVESIASVPSIIDNGAAWFSSMGTERSKGFGIFSLSGHVTNPGQYEAPLGITLRKLIELAGGMRNGRELKFWTPGGSSTPLLTAEHLDVPLDFEGVGAAGSMLGTRALQIFDETVCVVRATLRWTEFYKHESCGKCTPCREGTWWLVQTLARLDKGQGTEEDLDTMLDQCDNILGRSFCALADGAVSPIQSSIQYFRDEFIEHFNHGGCPFDPAASTLFAPAGANA